One segment of Rhodopirellula baltica SH 1 DNA contains the following:
- a CDS encoding SDR family oxidoreductase — MKPLADLQGKRALVTGASRGIGRAIALELAARGASVAINFLKSEERAVEVATEISNSGGAVMLVRADISCKEDVDAMVESVVEKWGGLDIVVSNAAAGGFRDLNDLTPVNFDAVLRSNSAPVVWLAQAAWKYLAEGESHGKLVAVSSHGSNWAVPHYGAIGASKAALEALVRHLALEFGDRGINFNCVLPGIIATDAIASMPGSEGLIEAASERMMVGKRRLCEQDVSSVVAFLCGDGSDLIQGQTLVIDGGVSIRV; from the coding sequence TGACCGGTGCGAGCCGAGGGATCGGTCGCGCGATCGCGTTGGAATTGGCTGCTCGCGGTGCGTCGGTTGCGATCAACTTTTTGAAGTCGGAAGAGCGTGCGGTCGAGGTCGCAACGGAGATTTCCAATTCCGGCGGAGCGGTGATGTTGGTGCGAGCTGACATCTCTTGCAAGGAAGACGTCGACGCGATGGTCGAGAGCGTCGTTGAGAAGTGGGGCGGATTGGACATTGTTGTCAGCAATGCCGCGGCGGGCGGTTTTCGCGATCTGAATGATTTGACACCTGTCAATTTCGACGCGGTTCTTCGCAGTAACTCAGCGCCGGTGGTGTGGTTGGCTCAAGCGGCTTGGAAGTATTTGGCCGAGGGCGAATCTCACGGCAAGTTGGTCGCCGTCAGTAGCCACGGTTCGAATTGGGCGGTGCCTCATTACGGAGCCATCGGTGCATCCAAGGCAGCGTTGGAAGCGTTGGTCCGTCATCTTGCGTTGGAGTTTGGTGATCGTGGGATCAACTTCAACTGTGTACTGCCAGGCATCATTGCCACAGACGCGATCGCCAGCATGCCCGGTTCGGAAGGTTTGATTGAAGCGGCGAGCGAACGAATGATGGTTGGTAAACGACGGCTATGCGAACAAGACGTTTCGTCAGTGGTAGCGTTTTTGTGTGGTGATGGAAGTGATTTGATCCAAGGGCAAACGCTCGTGATCGATGGTGGCGTCAGCATTCGCGTGTGA